In the genome of Nitrospira japonica, one region contains:
- the nuoI gene encoding NADH-quinone oxidoreductase subunit NuoI encodes MSVGTLTKKVLQAALFYEIWDAMKVTFKHMFHKPITFQYPREQRTIPDTHRGALGLLRYDDGRERCVGCDLCEAACPSRCIKVISAEDAERPLQRYASEFYIDITKCVFCGYCVEACPVNALAMTKVYEFSTHDKRTLMFDKKRLYDIGERHLDDAKKYLYAHNQEKNVEESREYRYYFPQSVAKATQSTPKHLS; translated from the coding sequence ATGAGCGTAGGCACACTGACAAAGAAAGTTCTTCAAGCGGCGCTCTTCTATGAGATCTGGGACGCGATGAAAGTCACGTTCAAACACATGTTCCACAAGCCGATCACCTTTCAATATCCCCGGGAGCAACGGACGATTCCGGACACGCATCGGGGGGCGTTGGGACTGTTGCGCTACGACGACGGACGCGAACGGTGTGTGGGGTGCGACCTGTGCGAAGCCGCCTGTCCCTCACGCTGCATCAAGGTCATCAGTGCGGAGGACGCCGAGCGCCCCCTTCAACGCTATGCCAGCGAGTTCTATATCGACATCACCAAGTGCGTGTTCTGCGGGTACTGCGTCGAAGCCTGCCCCGTCAACGCGTTGGCCATGACGAAAGTCTACGAGTTTTCCACGCACGACAAACGAACGCTCATGTTCGACAAGAAACGTTTGTACGACATCGGCGAACGTCATTTGGACGACGCGAAGAAATATCTCTACGCCCACAACCAGGAAAAGAACGTCGAGGAAAGCCGGGAATATCGGTACTATTTCCCGCAATCCGTGGCGAAGGCCACGCAGTCGACGCCGAAGCATTTGAGCTGA
- a CDS encoding complex I subunit 4 family protein has translation MSDYALLYILFAPFAGAIALIFVSNRQAMLVRGIACFSAFVSLLMSLYVFYAYDPVAGGFQFVQKFEWSRQLGISLHLGVDGIGTPLVLASSILLFAGIFVSWHIKDRTKEFYIWLLILAAATIGVFMSLDLFFLYFFYEMSVIPMYLLLGMWGSHTKKYLEMTDSEGMKLRDSVGFIFNFGANSKEYAAMKLVLFLSAFAVAALMGILLIYKYSGLNTFDILQLREHAKLMNIPVLGTTLDKIIWLLIFFGFASIAPIWPLHSWSPVGHAAAPAATSMLHAGVLMKLGHFSIIRVAFEILPETTRELMPIAAVLCVFSIIYGGFVAYYAKDTKYVIGYSSSSHMGYVFLGMAALDYISLSGAVIYMFAHAMATGMLFAMAGWVYDQTHTRDIPSLGGLSNRMPFIAGCFVVGCMASIGMPGTVNFIAEVMIIVGSWNKYPFQVIIAVVGIVLTLAYLFKMMRGLFYGPMDQKYSHSHDAIAMVDRVPLLIMIAVSVGFGLFPMHLYNVVRSGVDPLVARVTRVVPVASMPLDAVPAAVPSLGDTANPALPHLARRASEVAP, from the coding sequence ATGAGCGACTACGCCCTGCTGTACATTTTATTCGCGCCGTTTGCCGGTGCCATCGCACTGATCTTCGTCTCGAATCGCCAGGCCATGCTCGTACGGGGCATCGCGTGCTTCTCGGCCTTCGTCTCTCTTCTGATGTCCTTGTATGTGTTCTATGCCTACGACCCCGTCGCGGGCGGTTTTCAATTCGTCCAAAAGTTCGAATGGTCCAGGCAGCTTGGCATCTCCCTGCATCTGGGCGTCGACGGGATCGGCACCCCCCTGGTGCTCGCATCATCCATCCTGTTGTTCGCCGGCATCTTCGTGTCCTGGCACATCAAGGATCGCACGAAGGAGTTCTACATCTGGCTGCTGATTCTCGCCGCTGCCACGATCGGCGTATTCATGTCCCTGGATCTGTTCTTCCTGTATTTCTTCTATGAAATGTCCGTGATTCCCATGTACCTGCTGCTCGGCATGTGGGGGAGTCACACCAAGAAATATCTCGAGATGACGGATTCCGAGGGCATGAAACTTCGGGATTCCGTCGGCTTTATCTTCAATTTCGGGGCCAACAGCAAAGAATACGCGGCCATGAAGCTGGTGCTCTTCCTCTCGGCGTTCGCAGTCGCGGCACTCATGGGCATCCTGCTCATCTACAAGTACTCAGGACTGAATACCTTCGACATTCTCCAATTGCGGGAACACGCGAAGTTGATGAATATTCCCGTCCTCGGAACCACGTTGGACAAGATCATTTGGCTGCTGATCTTTTTCGGCTTCGCGTCCATCGCGCCGATCTGGCCCTTGCACTCCTGGTCGCCGGTGGGCCACGCGGCTGCACCGGCCGCCACCAGCATGCTGCACGCCGGCGTCCTAATGAAACTCGGGCACTTCTCTATTATTCGCGTCGCCTTTGAGATCCTGCCGGAGACGACTCGCGAACTGATGCCGATTGCCGCAGTCTTGTGTGTCTTCAGCATCATCTACGGGGGCTTCGTCGCCTACTATGCGAAGGACACGAAATACGTCATCGGCTATTCCAGTTCCAGCCACATGGGCTATGTCTTCCTTGGAATGGCCGCCCTGGATTACATCAGTCTCAGCGGAGCGGTGATCTACATGTTCGCCCATGCCATGGCCACCGGCATGCTCTTCGCCATGGCGGGCTGGGTGTACGATCAAACCCACACGCGCGACATTCCCTCACTCGGCGGCTTATCCAACCGGATGCCGTTCATCGCCGGCTGTTTCGTCGTCGGCTGCATGGCCTCCATCGGGATGCCCGGCACCGTAAACTTCATCGCCGAGGTCATGATCATCGTGGGAAGCTGGAACAAGTATCCGTTCCAAGTCATCATCGCCGTCGTCGGCATCGTTCTCACGCTGGCTTACCTCTTCAAGATGATGCGCGGACTCTTCTACGGCCCGATGGACCAGAAATACAGCCACTCGCACGACGCCATCGCCATGGTGGACCGCGTACCGCTCTTGATCATGATCGCGGTGAGCGTGGGATTCGGCCTCTTCCCGATGCACCTGTACAATGTCGTGCGTTCGGGGGTCGATCCGCTCGTCGCCAGGGTCACGCGCGTCGTCCCGGTGGCGTCGATGCCTCTTGATGCCGTGCCGGCGGCCGTTCCCTCGCTCGGCGATACCGCAAATCCGGCGCTTCCTCACCTGGCCCGCCGGGCCTCGGAGGTCGCGCCATGA
- the nuoK gene encoding NADH-quinone oxidoreductase subunit NuoK — MIPLSAYVTVSAILFITGLLGVLIRRNFIIVLMAVEIMLNAANINLVAFSHYLESMAGQLVALFVIAIAAGEAAVGLAIIIVVFRGKISTNVDEMSLLKW; from the coding sequence GTGATCCCTCTTTCCGCATACGTGACCGTCAGCGCCATCCTCTTCATTACGGGATTGCTCGGCGTTCTGATCCGCCGGAACTTCATTATCGTCCTGATGGCCGTGGAAATCATGTTGAACGCGGCCAACATCAATCTCGTCGCCTTCTCGCATTATCTGGAATCGATGGCCGGCCAGCTCGTCGCGCTCTTTGTCATTGCGATCGCCGCCGGGGAGGCGGCCGTCGGCCTTGCGATCATCATCGTGGTGTTCCGCGGGAAAATTTCGACCAATGTCGATGAAATGAGTCTGTTGAAGTGGTAA
- a CDS encoding complex I subunit 4 family protein, which yields MLEELSSTFPILSCILFFPLAGAALLWLIDEEDMLRTSALAVSLIELALTIFVMVRFVPDSAAMQFVEKVQWIPALGISYHLAVDGISVLFVGLTAFLTVLVVIYSWDTIRHQLKLYMMALLALETATMGIFISLDLILFFVFWELMLIPSYFLIKLWGGGAERHYAALKYVLYTLLGSVFMLVGIALLDINYHNWAMVHHMDRPYSFDFLELLTVPIPLSQQVLIFWLMFLGFAFKAPVFPFHTWLPDALLEGPVGMAVMLAGVKLGTFGFLRFSIPLLPDAAMSKTVVLVVMILGLAAIVYGAIMALVQLDLRRLLAYSSISHLGFVVVGLFALNYQGLQGSLLTMINLGFSTAGLFFIAGFLYTRQHTTQLAAFGGMAKHTPLLASFFLLIGLASIGLPGTNGFVGEFLILLGTFKANWLYGAIAVTGIITGAAYFLWYYERAILGPVGQAVKDTIADLHPREMVIAVSLSVMILWIGLYPAPFLRMMNGSVQALVDRLNHATVAAAGIPSQEKVD from the coding sequence ATGTTAGAAGAACTCTCGTCCACGTTTCCGATCCTGTCCTGCATCCTGTTCTTTCCGCTCGCCGGCGCCGCCCTCCTGTGGCTGATCGACGAGGAAGACATGCTGAGGACGTCCGCCCTCGCGGTCTCCCTGATCGAACTGGCCCTGACGATCTTCGTCATGGTCCGCTTCGTGCCGGATTCGGCGGCCATGCAATTCGTCGAGAAGGTCCAATGGATCCCGGCGCTGGGCATCAGCTACCACCTGGCCGTCGACGGCATCAGCGTGTTGTTCGTCGGACTGACGGCCTTTTTGACCGTGCTCGTGGTCATCTACTCCTGGGATACGATTCGCCATCAGCTGAAGCTCTACATGATGGCCCTGCTGGCGTTGGAAACGGCCACCATGGGCATCTTCATCTCCCTGGATCTCATTCTGTTTTTTGTCTTCTGGGAGCTCATGCTGATTCCGAGTTACTTCCTGATCAAGCTGTGGGGAGGAGGGGCCGAGCGGCACTACGCGGCCCTGAAGTATGTCCTGTATACCCTTCTGGGCAGCGTATTCATGCTGGTCGGCATCGCCCTGTTGGACATCAACTACCATAATTGGGCGATGGTCCATCACATGGACCGGCCCTATTCCTTTGACTTTCTCGAACTCCTGACCGTCCCCATCCCGCTCAGCCAACAAGTATTGATCTTCTGGCTGATGTTCCTCGGTTTTGCATTCAAAGCCCCGGTTTTCCCGTTTCATACCTGGCTGCCGGATGCCCTTTTGGAAGGTCCGGTGGGCATGGCCGTCATGCTGGCGGGCGTGAAATTGGGCACGTTCGGATTTCTGCGCTTCAGCATCCCGCTCCTCCCCGATGCGGCCATGAGCAAGACCGTGGTACTCGTGGTCATGATTCTGGGACTGGCGGCCATCGTGTACGGGGCCATCATGGCGCTCGTCCAGCTCGACTTGCGCCGGCTTCTGGCTTACAGCAGCATCAGCCACCTCGGATTCGTCGTGGTCGGCCTGTTCGCCCTCAATTATCAGGGCCTCCAAGGCAGCCTGCTCACCATGATCAATTTAGGATTCAGCACGGCCGGCCTCTTTTTCATCGCCGGCTTCCTCTATACGAGGCAGCACACCACACAACTGGCCGCATTCGGGGGAATGGCGAAACATACCCCTTTACTGGCGTCCTTCTTCCTGCTGATCGGCCTCGCGTCGATCGGGTTGCCGGGCACGAACGGATTCGTCGGCGAATTTCTGATCCTGCTGGGCACGTTCAAGGCCAACTGGCTCTACGGAGCGATCGCCGTGACCGGCATCATTACCGGCGCAGCCTATTTTCTCTGGTACTACGAACGGGCGATTCTCGGACCAGTCGGGCAGGCGGTAAAGGATACGATCGCCGACCTCCACCCGCGGGAAATGGTGATCGCCGTCTCCCTTTCGGTCATGATCCTCTGGATCGGACTGTATCCGGCTCCCTTTTTGCGCATGATGAACGGATCGGTGCAGGCCTTGGTCGATCGGCTCAATCACGCCACCGTGGCGGCCGCCGGAATCCCGTCACAGGAGAAAGTCGATTGA
- a CDS encoding NADH-quinone oxidoreductase subunit J family protein: MISLFFAYFALMSIAAAVMTVALKNPVHCGLALLALLLHVSGLFILLNAEFLWAVQVVVYAGAILVLYLFVLMLLNLKTEERYFHTSWTYFLVPAVLGSLYVLVQLFRSPFGGAKGDAPAQAILQDGNTFAVGIKMFSDYLLQFEIVGVFLLGAIIGAIVLAKTPKPVDAGRE; the protein is encoded by the coding sequence ATGATTTCACTGTTCTTTGCCTATTTTGCGCTGATGAGCATCGCCGCCGCGGTGATGACCGTGGCCCTCAAGAACCCCGTTCATTGCGGCCTCGCGCTCCTGGCCCTGCTCCTTCACGTCTCCGGCCTTTTCATCCTGCTCAATGCCGAATTCTTGTGGGCGGTGCAAGTCGTGGTGTATGCCGGGGCCATCCTCGTCCTGTATCTGTTCGTGCTGATGCTCCTGAATCTCAAGACGGAGGAGCGGTACTTCCATACATCCTGGACGTACTTTCTGGTCCCCGCCGTTTTGGGATCGCTCTATGTCCTGGTACAGTTGTTCCGTTCTCCGTTCGGCGGCGCCAAGGGGGACGCGCCGGCACAGGCGATCTTGCAGGACGGGAACACCTTCGCGGTCGGAATCAAGATGTTCAGCGATTACCTGTTGCAATTCGAAATCGTCGGCGTGTTCCTTCTGGGAGCCATTATCGGGGCCATCGTCCTCGCGAAGACTCCGAAACCCGTCGATGCAGGCCGGGAATAG
- a CDS encoding NADH-quinone oxidoreductase subunit N produces MTFSLNMSPADLLLLLPEIILTCWLCVLLIVDFSFPRLPKENLAYLSIAGLGITLACLICFDLFGLTGTLFANMFVVDRMALFFKIFIVAATILVILASIEFVHRFTFFRGEYYFLVAMSALGMMFMASANDLLSVFVTLEFSTFGFYVLVSYLREDVASNEAGLKFFILGVFAAGLLAYGISLVYGETGKLVFSDMKSAQATPGLIIGFLLIFGALGFKIGAVPFHSWIPDTYHGSPTPVTAFLSIAPKGAAFAILLRMFFVALATFKPTWVLILVAASVLSMTYGNIVAIAQRNIKRLLAYSGIAQVGNVLIGLAAGTKMGNDAILFYLLTYLFANLGAFAIVIAVSQAIGSEEIDDYSGLGRRSPFLAFSMLIFLLSLAGVPPLAGFIGKLYIFVAAIKEGLYTLITVGLINIVISMYYYLIVVKKMYIVEPHDPSPLTVSGPMKAVVYIGLAGTLIIGVYPQPAIDWVVAATMMFTDLAGPAASLPVPPPVIPSGG; encoded by the coding sequence ATGACTTTTTCGTTGAACATGTCTCCCGCGGATTTGCTCCTTCTGCTGCCGGAAATCATTCTGACCTGCTGGCTCTGCGTGCTGCTGATCGTGGATTTCTCGTTTCCCCGTCTGCCGAAAGAGAACCTGGCCTATCTGAGTATCGCCGGCCTCGGCATCACACTGGCCTGCTTGATCTGTTTCGACCTGTTCGGACTCACCGGCACCCTGTTCGCAAATATGTTCGTGGTCGACCGCATGGCCCTGTTTTTCAAGATTTTCATCGTGGCCGCGACGATCCTGGTCATCCTGGCCTCCATCGAGTTCGTGCACCGCTTCACGTTTTTCCGCGGCGAATACTACTTCCTGGTCGCCATGTCGGCTCTGGGCATGATGTTCATGGCTTCGGCCAACGACTTGCTCTCGGTCTTCGTCACGTTGGAATTCTCGACCTTCGGGTTCTACGTGCTGGTGTCCTATCTGCGCGAGGACGTGGCCTCCAACGAAGCCGGACTGAAGTTCTTTATTCTGGGAGTCTTCGCCGCCGGTCTGTTGGCCTACGGCATCAGCCTGGTCTACGGCGAAACGGGCAAGCTCGTCTTTTCCGACATGAAATCCGCCCAAGCCACGCCGGGTCTCATCATCGGCTTCCTCCTCATCTTCGGAGCCCTGGGATTCAAGATCGGGGCGGTGCCGTTTCATTCGTGGATTCCCGACACGTATCACGGCTCGCCGACGCCGGTGACTGCGTTCCTGTCCATTGCGCCCAAAGGCGCGGCTTTCGCGATCCTCCTGCGCATGTTCTTCGTCGCGCTCGCCACGTTCAAACCGACCTGGGTATTGATCCTCGTGGCGGCTTCCGTCCTTTCCATGACGTACGGCAACATCGTGGCCATTGCCCAACGGAACATCAAACGGCTTCTGGCCTATTCCGGGATCGCCCAAGTCGGCAATGTGCTGATCGGCCTGGCCGCCGGAACAAAAATGGGGAACGACGCGATCCTGTTCTACCTCTTGACGTATCTGTTCGCGAATCTCGGCGCCTTCGCCATCGTGATCGCGGTCAGCCAGGCCATCGGCAGCGAAGAAATCGACGATTACAGCGGCCTGGGCCGGCGCTCGCCTTTCCTGGCCTTCTCAATGCTCATCTTCCTGCTGTCCCTGGCCGGCGTGCCGCCGTTGGCAGGGTTCATCGGCAAGTTGTACATCTTCGTGGCCGCCATCAAGGAAGGCCTGTATACCCTGATTACCGTCGGACTGATCAACATCGTCATTTCGATGTATTACTACCTGATCGTCGTCAAGAAGATGTACATCGTCGAACCCCACGACCCGTCACCGTTGACGGTGTCCGGACCGATGAAGGCCGTCGTGTACATCGGACTGGCCGGCACGCTGATCATCGGCGTGTATCCGCAACCCGCCATCGATTGGGTAGTCGCGGCGACGATGATGTTCACCGACCTCGCCGGCCCCGCCGCCTCACTTCCCGTTCCTCCACCGGTCATTCCATCCGGCGGCTGA
- a CDS encoding molybdopterin-dependent oxidoreductase, whose protein sequence is MGLKPATNPEVEAATIELTIDGKTVSAKDGVSLYDVISSTGKIIPAMCYHYTFDPFGSCGMCLVMQEGKKAPVRSCTAKAAAGMIIRTEGDDLFQARKKAVEKHLSVHPLDCPVCDADGHCELQDMAFHHGVTNLPNAKQKFIPEDTRSLVLDFNMNRCIACAECINVCKDVLMIDALQFMKKGGFNQVVAKGDLPLSCEFCGDCLAVCPVGAITNKFSKYLYKPWQMKKTTTTCNYCGDGCQIHVETKDSEVVRVTSPLSWKNKWGDRADTSKGHGGICVKGRFGFEYIDSPVRLKQPLLRKEDCLVEVPWLEAMHTTVDRFTEIRKKHGSDAIAGLITARCTNEELYLFQKLMRGGFRTNNLDSSARYGHMNFVRAAKYALGLGRTPNDWEDLTKAKAVIIIGSNLTETNPLTAVRIKEAIRVYKAQVMVFDSRITNIGKLASHPFLIKPGTEGLVIDALVKAAIELDLVDEEAVSAHPQAFAALKAALANLSLEQLASKIGLTVDNLKETAAIFAESPRSIVLCAEGIVRQPDGYHNVLKLIDLAWITGKLGKPGCGVNTVTEEANEQGAADMGVAPEFLPGLVAFEDDAMRDRLAKAWDVTLPAVGTGANLIEILKRCRSGQIRALYVVGENPLATLPASLEVKAALERLDLLVVQDPFLTDTARLAHVVLPASTYAEKDGTFTNLEGRVLRVRQAMDAVGESVPDWHIMAALASGLGCRWEYESANDIQSEIMKLLPGYYNLGQPRRIVPTANRYLSNGYGSGVTARYKASGPDSRRPFTLLMGQLLYHSGKLSTAAPGLIKIAPNTSRIGMNASDMERLGLGDGSMVRVTSDHGELKIGVQRDHTLAPGTCFFPEHFNDPPVKDLMAVHVDPVTGVPSFKQTPVTIEAV, encoded by the coding sequence ATGGGACTGAAACCGGCCACAAATCCGGAAGTTGAAGCCGCGACCATCGAGTTGACCATCGACGGCAAGACCGTCAGCGCCAAAGACGGCGTGTCACTGTATGACGTCATCTCGAGCACCGGCAAGATCATTCCGGCGATGTGCTACCACTACACGTTCGATCCGTTCGGCTCCTGCGGCATGTGCTTGGTGATGCAGGAGGGCAAGAAGGCTCCAGTTCGGTCCTGCACGGCCAAAGCGGCGGCCGGCATGATCATCCGGACCGAAGGGGACGATCTGTTTCAAGCCAGAAAGAAGGCCGTCGAGAAACATCTCTCGGTGCATCCGCTCGACTGTCCGGTCTGTGATGCCGACGGGCATTGCGAATTGCAGGACATGGCGTTTCACCACGGCGTCACGAATCTGCCCAACGCCAAACAGAAATTCATCCCGGAAGACACCCGCAGCCTGGTGCTCGACTTCAACATGAACCGCTGCATCGCCTGCGCGGAATGCATCAACGTCTGCAAAGACGTGCTGATGATCGATGCGCTGCAGTTCATGAAAAAAGGCGGCTTCAACCAGGTCGTGGCCAAGGGAGACCTTCCGCTGTCCTGCGAATTCTGCGGAGACTGCCTCGCCGTCTGTCCCGTGGGCGCCATCACGAACAAGTTCTCCAAGTACTTGTACAAACCCTGGCAGATGAAGAAGACGACCACGACCTGCAATTACTGCGGCGACGGCTGCCAGATACACGTGGAGACCAAGGATTCGGAAGTCGTTCGGGTCACGTCGCCCCTGTCGTGGAAGAACAAATGGGGCGACCGTGCCGATACCTCGAAGGGGCACGGCGGGATCTGCGTCAAAGGACGATTCGGGTTCGAATACATCGACTCGCCGGTCCGTCTGAAACAACCGCTGCTTCGAAAAGAGGATTGCTTGGTCGAAGTGCCGTGGCTGGAGGCCATGCACACGACCGTCGACCGATTCACCGAGATCAGGAAAAAGCACGGATCCGATGCCATTGCCGGCCTGATCACCGCCCGTTGCACGAACGAGGAGTTGTACCTGTTCCAGAAACTCATGCGGGGCGGGTTTCGCACCAATAACCTCGACAGCAGTGCGCGCTACGGCCATATGAATTTCGTCCGCGCCGCCAAATACGCCCTGGGCCTCGGCCGTACGCCCAACGATTGGGAAGACCTGACCAAAGCGAAGGCGGTCATCATCATCGGCTCGAACCTGACCGAAACCAATCCGCTCACCGCGGTGAGAATCAAGGAAGCGATCCGCGTGTACAAAGCGCAGGTCATGGTGTTTGACTCCCGCATCACCAATATCGGCAAGCTGGCCTCGCACCCATTTCTCATCAAGCCGGGCACCGAAGGACTGGTGATCGACGCGCTCGTCAAGGCAGCCATCGAACTCGATCTGGTGGACGAAGAAGCCGTCTCCGCCCATCCGCAGGCCTTCGCTGCGCTGAAAGCGGCGCTGGCGAACCTCTCGCTGGAGCAACTCGCGTCCAAGATCGGCCTGACCGTCGACAACTTGAAAGAAACGGCCGCCATCTTTGCCGAATCGCCTCGATCGATCGTGCTTTGCGCCGAAGGTATCGTGCGACAGCCGGACGGCTATCACAACGTCCTGAAGCTGATCGACCTCGCCTGGATTACGGGGAAACTGGGAAAGCCCGGCTGCGGCGTGAATACCGTGACGGAGGAAGCCAACGAACAGGGTGCGGCGGACATGGGCGTGGCGCCCGAGTTCCTGCCGGGCCTCGTCGCCTTCGAAGATGACGCGATGCGTGACCGGCTGGCCAAAGCCTGGGACGTGACGCTTCCGGCCGTTGGAACGGGCGCCAATCTGATCGAGATTCTGAAACGTTGCCGGAGCGGCCAGATCCGCGCGCTCTACGTGGTCGGGGAAAACCCTTTGGCGACGCTGCCTGCGTCCCTGGAGGTGAAGGCGGCATTGGAGCGTCTGGACCTTCTCGTGGTCCAGGATCCCTTCCTGACGGACACCGCCCGACTGGCGCATGTCGTCCTTCCGGCATCCACCTACGCCGAAAAAGACGGCACTTTCACGAATCTGGAAGGCCGGGTGCTGCGCGTCCGGCAGGCGATGGATGCCGTCGGAGAAAGCGTACCCGATTGGCACATCATGGCGGCCCTGGCAAGCGGCCTGGGGTGCCGGTGGGAATACGAATCGGCCAACGACATTCAAAGCGAGATCATGAAGCTGCTCCCCGGGTATTACAACCTCGGGCAACCGCGCAGGATCGTTCCGACCGCGAACCGCTATCTCTCAAACGGCTACGGCAGCGGCGTCACGGCACGGTACAAGGCGTCCGGTCCCGACTCCCGCCGTCCGTTTACGCTGCTCATGGGCCAATTGCTCTACCACTCGGGCAAGCTTTCCACGGCGGCGCCGGGACTGATCAAGATTGCACCCAACACAAGCCGCATCGGCATGAATGCATCGGATATGGAACGCCTTGGTTTGGGCGACGGCAGCATGGTCCGCGTGACCTCGGATCACGGTGAGTTGAAGATCGGGGTCCAACGGGATCATACGCTTGCGCCGGGCACCTGCTTCTTCCCTGAACACTTCAACGACCCGCCCGTCAAGGATCTCATGGCCGTGCATGTGGATCCCGTGACCGGCGTCCCCTCGTTTAAGCAGACGCCCGTCACGATCGAAGCGGTCTAG
- the nuoL gene encoding NADH-quinone oxidoreductase subunit L, producing the protein MTHLLIKLIPVFPLLAAIANGLAGSRWSHETAHRLACGSVGLSFLSTIGVFIDVLRSGAAREVVAYQWIFGGDLTINLAYLVDPLTCIMLLVVTGVGFLIHVYSVGYMHGETGFTRFFTYMNLFMVSMLLLVMGNNYVVLFIGWEGVGLCSYLLIGYYYDKVSAAKAASKAFVVNRIGDAGFLLAIFLVFINFHTLDYTQIFSQVGRLSPDMATAIALCLLVGAVGKSAQIPLYTWLPDAMEGPTPVSALIHAATMVTAGVYMIVRNHAIFDLSPTALEVVGLIGGATALFAATIGLVQTDIKRVLAYSTVSQLGYMFLGCGIGAYTAAVFHLMTHAFFKALLFLSAGSVIHALGGEQDIRHMGGLSSKIPWTYRLFLIGTIAIAGIPPLAGFWSKDEIMAHAFTHHRYLLYGMAAVGAFLTAFYMFRLTYLTFYGQSRMDHHTEAHVHESPTVMIAPLTVLGGLSLIGGFLGFPPEQGWLHHFLAPVVGASGEHDASTGLVLTLMMIATGIAFLGWGLAHYFYSISPTTPDRLAAMTEPVYRLLLNKYYVDELYDFLFVEPTKKLGLLLDWFDRTVIDGLVRGVGQLAELGAAGSTWLEKYVIYGGLNVIGYGNHLIARQWRQLQSGMVHHYAAIIVAGLFLLALVVQFIVQR; encoded by the coding sequence GTGACCCATCTCCTGATCAAATTGATCCCGGTGTTTCCCCTTCTGGCCGCCATCGCCAACGGATTGGCCGGCAGCCGCTGGTCGCATGAAACGGCCCATCGCCTCGCGTGCGGTTCGGTGGGACTCTCGTTCCTCTCGACGATCGGGGTATTCATCGACGTCCTTCGCTCCGGCGCTGCGCGAGAAGTCGTGGCATATCAATGGATTTTCGGCGGTGACCTGACAATCAATCTGGCCTATCTCGTCGATCCCCTCACCTGCATCATGCTGCTGGTGGTGACGGGCGTCGGCTTCCTCATCCACGTCTATTCCGTGGGGTACATGCATGGGGAAACCGGTTTCACCCGCTTCTTCACCTACATGAACCTCTTCATGGTGTCGATGCTCCTCCTCGTGATGGGCAACAACTATGTCGTCCTCTTCATCGGGTGGGAGGGCGTGGGGCTCTGCTCCTACCTCTTGATCGGGTACTACTATGACAAGGTCTCGGCGGCCAAGGCGGCGTCGAAAGCCTTCGTCGTCAACCGCATCGGAGACGCCGGCTTCCTCCTGGCCATTTTTCTCGTCTTCATCAACTTTCACACGCTGGACTACACCCAGATCTTTTCGCAGGTCGGCCGGCTGTCTCCCGACATGGCCACGGCCATCGCGCTGTGTCTGCTCGTGGGGGCCGTCGGGAAATCGGCACAGATTCCGCTCTATACCTGGCTTCCCGACGCGATGGAAGGTCCGACCCCCGTCAGTGCGCTGATCCACGCCGCCACCATGGTAACGGCGGGGGTGTACATGATCGTCCGCAATCACGCCATCTTCGACTTATCCCCCACGGCGCTGGAGGTCGTGGGCCTGATCGGCGGAGCAACGGCGCTGTTTGCCGCTACGATCGGGCTGGTGCAAACCGACATCAAGCGGGTGTTGGCCTATTCCACCGTCAGCCAACTCGGCTACATGTTTCTGGGATGCGGGATCGGCGCCTACACCGCCGCCGTCTTCCATCTGATGACGCACGCGTTCTTCAAAGCCCTGTTGTTCCTCTCCGCCGGATCCGTCATCCACGCGCTGGGAGGAGAGCAGGATATCCGGCACATGGGGGGACTGAGCTCCAAGATTCCGTGGACCTATCGCCTCTTTCTCATCGGCACCATCGCCATCGCCGGCATTCCTCCGTTGGCGGGCTTTTGGAGCAAAGACGAGATCATGGCCCATGCCTTCACCCATCACCGGTACCTGTTGTACGGCATGGCTGCAGTCGGAGCGTTCCTCACCGCTTTTTACATGTTCCGTCTGACGTATCTGACGTTCTACGGTCAGTCGCGCATGGATCATCACACCGAGGCGCATGTGCATGAGTCCCCCACGGTCATGATCGCTCCTTTGACCGTTCTCGGCGGACTCTCGCTTATCGGCGGCTTTCTGGGCTTTCCCCCGGAACAGGGCTGGCTGCATCATTTCCTGGCTCCGGTCGTGGGCGCGAGCGGCGAACACGACGCGAGCACCGGCTTGGTCCTGACTCTGATGATGATCGCCACCGGAATCGCCTTCCTCGGCTGGGGATTGGCCCACTATTTCTACAGCATTTCTCCGACCACCCCTGACCGCTTGGCGGCGATGACTGAGCCTGTGTATCGGCTCCTGTTGAACAAATATTACGTCGACGAGCTCTATGATTTTCTGTTCGTCGAGCCGACCAAAAAGCTCGGCCTTCTGCTGGATTGGTTCGACCGCACCGTCATCGACGGCCTCGTACGAGGCGTCGGCCAACTGGCGGAACTCGGTGCCGCGGGGTCGACTTGGCTCGAGAAGTACGTCATCTACGGCGGCCTCAACGTCATCGGGTACGGCAATCATCTGATTGCCAGGCAATGGCGCCAGCTGCAAAGCGGGATGGTCCATCACTACGCCGCAATTATTGTGGCGGGGCTGTTCTTGCTGGCGCTGGTCGTGCAATTCATCGTACAGCGGTAA